The sequence ttaaattgaaaaaacaTATCATGGccatattaaatttaattagtataaGATGTGTACAATTGTTTTTTAATAGAcagtaatattaaaaaaaatatattttattttatttttatcaaattaaaaaagatTATTGATAtggttaattttataaaataaaattgatatcgCAAAATCAGACCATTAAATGTTTCATGATTTATACATGACAAATATAGATAGATAGGAataaatatgacaaaaacttgtgtgagacgtctcacaggtcgtaatttgtgagacatatatcttatttgggtcatccatgaaaaaatattactttttatgttaagaatattactttttattgtaaatatcggtaagattgacctgtctcacagagaaagattcgtgagatcgtcttgcAAGAGACCTACTCGAATATAAGACATCTTCGGTCGTTCACATTATTTTTGCGTAAGTTTCACTCAAATCATTACAACACAACTTTTTATTCATCACATAAGTTCGAAAGGTGaataatatttcaagaaaatgcagttattatttttcttgaaccATCAAGAAAATACAATTTTGAAACCATAATTCCGACTACTAATGCTTGCAGTCGGGCAACGGATCACCACATAAGCATTTGTTATGGAAAAATGCCGAGTACCCCATTTCTTGGAGCCTCCCGCCCACCGGAATCTTGCCACAAAGCCTGTTGTAACTCACATTCAGATAAGCATTATCCAGTTTCACCAAACTCTGCGGCAGACTCCCGTAAATCTTGTTATGGTTGAAATCCAAGTTAAACAAGCTCTCGGGGAACTCGGCATCTGACATATCGAACTCCAACTGGTTCCTCGAAAAATCGACACGCTGTATATCTTTGTTCTTCTTGAATAAGAATTTCACATCTCCTTCGAGTTTGTTTCGTTGGAGCTCCACAATCAAGAAAGGCAGGTCGCCCCATCCTTTCGGAAGGGTCCCGGAGAGCTGGTTGTGTGAGAGATACAAATACTGCAGACTCGGTGTCCAGTTCCCGAATGAGTCGGGTATGCTCCCGCTGAGATTGTTCCTGTCTAACCGAAGCCCGCCAAGTTTTCTGAGCTCGGCTAGCGACGGAGGGATCGAACTGTGAGAACCCGAAATTTTCGAGTACAATCAAAGGGATGAGACAAATTCATTATGCATGAAATGTCCCTTGATATACCAAAGTGAATCTTGGTGTGCATGGatgaatttattatgaaataGATGACCCTTAATATACCAAcgtgactcttggtgtgcatggaTGAATGAATGAACACAATTAATACTTGCTTGGAATTCAAGGGGTTGGCCATGAGGAAGTTCAAAGGGCAAAatctcacctataaatacaccaTTGTATGTTGAAGAGACCACACCTAAAATCATCACAAAAATTCATTCCTCTCCTCTCCTCTACTCTCCATTTCGACGTCTAAGGCAAGAAGAAAAAAGGGGAAGGCTTCGTGCAGTCCGAGTGATCAGAAGATACGTCGAAATGCTGCTGGATTTGCTTCATAAATCTAGGCAAAATACTGCAAGGTTTCGGTCACCGTTTGACCGAAATTCAACGGGAGTTGTACTTCAGGACTTGGCAATTTCGAAAACTACACCTTCGAattcggtaagtgggtttttgctatgtatttctttctaatttaaaatttgtataagtatgacatgcttgtatgtgtgtcaaatcattttcgaaaaatgctatattatgtattataaaatctcgatcgatgtaCGATATGTTCTTCTGGTCTCGACGTTCTTTGAATCTGCTGAGTCCTCTCATAATTCTGATAAGTACTGTTTGATGAATCTGATTTTGTAatacactgttatgattcgagttggatatggaacgacgattgtaaattctgttatggcccccatcagtgggtataaaactgtgttatggcccccatcagtgggtataaaactgtgttttggcctcaccccttagaggactaacatatgggggacaatttgaccatggatgacgagatgaataacagtgttccgtttgttctgatctgatctGTTCTGAATTGTTCTGATAAGTTATGTTTCACCCTTCGAGTCTGATTCGGTTAATGTTTGATatgataagttttgaaagtctgttaaaagatgttttaaaattatctttatatgtatttgtggtaatcgatcggcccctacttactgagtgtttcccaaagcactcaccccttacatcaCTCCCCAGATACAAATGAAGAACAATGGAGCGAGGAGGAACATGAGacgttctggggctggtgatcgCACCAAAAGATCTAGACTCAAGACTTTGTATTTATTTCGCTTCCGCAATcttgatgtatttttattctattgtcaaagtaaagacaatgttttatttatgaaaaagactggtttttggcatttcgatacgaggcttaattgttttcaagtaactgttaaacaatgtcggatgtcaccgacgcctaggtctcggggcgtgacacgaACCACTGAAATTGTTGAACGACAGGTCAAGAAACGTCAGGCTATTGAGTTCTCCGAGGTATGATGGGATAGGGCCTGAGACGTTCGTCCAACTGATTGTGAGGCTCTTGAGCTTAGTCAGCTTGGTGATGGAATGTGGGATTGTTCCAATGAGACCCAGGATCTTGTGCAAACTCAAGGATTCGAGGTAGGGGAGATCTCCGAAAAGCTCGGTGATGTGGCCGGTGATGTCGGAGGAGTACGAGAGGTCGATACCATCGATCCGGTCTGTCCTTTCACCGCACGAGACGCTGTTCCAGCCACAGCAACCGGTGCTGGGATCCCACGAGATCATGTCGTAAGCGTTGTTGTAGTATTTCTTGATTGCAAGGAGAACTTTCTTGTCTTCTGGGTGGCATTTTGTCGAGTGAGAGAGATGGAATTCGGACAAGAAAATGAGAAGGGGAAGAATGTAAAGAACTTGGATGTTCATGTTTGGTTGTATTATTTTTCCTGATTGTGTTACATCATTTTATATAAAAGTTGATACCGTAAAGTTAATAGAATAtcattatgatatttttgaaaaatgaaaaattacacaaatcaattattttttctgTCGGTCGTAATTtagacaaaaatttatgtgagacggtctcacgggtcgtattttgtaagacagatctcttaataaaaaaatattactttttatcgtaaatatCGTTAGAATTgaccgtcttacagataaatattcatgagatcgtctcacaaaagacctactccgTAATTtaactacaaaaaaaatttatttttaaggtTTTTGTGTTTTCTCATTGCCTGTTTACGAGAGAGAGCTTTTGCCCGCTATTTGAATAAATCTTTCGTGAGACGAAGAGTCAATTatgctcatatttataaaaaaaaaataattttttttgacattATATATAGTTAAGTTGGGGGAAGTGGGATGTGTGTGACTAGGAATATAGACAACTGGATTTTTGAATTCAAATGCGTGGCTCTAAATTATCGGCTGTCTTTTTTGAAAAGCAAAATCGTTTGACATGTGAATTTCGATAATTTCATCCAATTATTGATTCTAGAATAAAAGTTTTTTGGTTGCTTCTATATCACTAAATTAAAGccgtaaatattaaatttattgaatttataatattttttcttaatgcTCTAGTCAACTAAATCATTCCGTTGTACataaatgaataataaataaGTACGCATATACATTAGTTGCAAGTACGTTTTACTAAGGTATAACACCCATTTAATACCCCTTCTCCATACTTCAACAACACCAACAACTTATGGAATCATATCAGAGGAGCGAAACACGCAGAAGAAGAAGGTTCATCCAAAGAAATCGTGAGGCCGAGAATGAGAGGCTCGTCAATGATTATTTCTCTACGAACCCGGTGTATCACGATGAAATATTTCGAAGACGATTTTGAATGCGAAGAGAGTTATTCCTCAGCATAGTGAATGCATTAGAGAATCATTCAACATTTTTTCAACAGAGGGACGATGTTGTGCGAAGAAAAGGGTTCTCACCACTACAAAAATGCACAGCTGCGATTCATCAACTGGCTTACCGAGTCCCTGCCGACAATCTTGACGAGTTCCTACGTATGAGTGAATCAACTGTCATCAAGTCTCTTTTCAATTTCTGCGAATATGTGGTTGAAATATTTGGTGATAGGTACTTGAGAAGACCAAATGCTGATGATGTTCAACGTCTTCTTCAAATGCATGATGAGAGCCACAGCTTCCCTGGCATGTTGGGTAGCCTTGATTGTATGCACTGGAAATAGAAAAATTGTCCAGTTGCTTGGAAAGGTCAATTTATAAGGAGACATAGGTCACCAACAATCGTGCTTGAAGCGGTCGCGTCTCATGACTTGTGGATATGGCATGCATTCTTTGGGGTCGCCGGTTCACGTAACGATATTAACGTGTTATATGAATCTCCCATATTCAACAACGTCTTGCAAGGAAATGCGCCAGAGATTAATTTCACGGTGAATGGCACTGCATATACGAAAGATTATTATCTAACAGATGGAATCTATCTTGAGTGGGCTACTTTCGTTAAGGCTTTTCCTTGCCGAGAGTATTCCAAGATGAAGTTGTTTAAGAAAATACAGGAGTCCACAAGAAAAGATGTCGAACGGGCATTTGGGGTGCTTCAATCTCGATGGACGATTGTCAGAGGTCCAGCTCGTTATTGGTATAGGAAAAAGTTGTAACAAATCATGTTATCATGCATTATTTTGCATAATATGATCGTTGAGGATGAGAGAGGTCACGTGACAAATTGGTACAACAATGAAGGTGACGAACCCGCACAACCTATCCATGGCTCAAACTAAGGATTTCAggattatttttggaaaaattctGAGTTACGTGACACTCAAGTTCATCACCAACTTCGTGCAGACTTAGTTAAGCATATCTGGGGGCAATACAACAACAATCCGTGAATTAGTATTTCATATGTTAGTTTTAATTTATCAAAGTGTGGTTTATTTCTAAGTTATTGTTTCATttcaatttcataattatttttttcgaacacctactttatttaataaatatattttaaaaaaattaatattatttattaaaattaataaaattaatttattaaaaagtaagatggttttaaaaattagaataatgatttaaataatgtaaaatatatttaaaacatatttatttaatatgaaaaaattttaagatgatTGAGTGGACTGTGGGACCCATAAATAATGAGTTTGAATGTTAAAAAGAATGTGGGTAAAAGAGATATGTTGTTATAATGAGTATGTGACACTAGACTCCACGCTTTTTCATGAGTTGGTGGGGTGCCATTGTGGATGCTCTAAAAATTGAAAAGTCATGCAtactataatatatatacatatatatatatgtgtgtgtgtgtgtgttggttGTATATAGGAAATAATGCacatttataaattattgtacTAATTTTGTATGGAAATAAATATTCTATTTTACATACAAATTATGTTAAGTTAGTGCAATACACATTGTAGCAATCATTCTACATTTACAATTTTGATGTTATGCTTGCATTTATTATCAAGCTTTTTTAAAGCAAATCGCGTTAAAAAATATTCGACATCTCAGCATTCAC comes from Primulina huaijiensis isolate GDHJ02 chromosome 2, ASM1229523v2, whole genome shotgun sequence and encodes:
- the LOC140963219 gene encoding polygalacturonase inhibitor-like, which translates into the protein MNIQVLYILPLLIFLSEFHLSHSTKCHPEDKKVLLAIKKYYNNAYDMISWDPSTGCCGWNSVSCGERTDRIDGIDLSYSSDITGHITELFGDLPYLESLSLHKILGLIGTIPHSITKLTKLKSLTISWTNVSGPIPSYLGELNSLTFLDLSFNNFSGSSIPPSLAELRKLGGLRLDRNNLSGSIPDSFGNWTPSLQYLYLSHNQLSGTLPKGWGDLPFLIVELQRNKLEGDVKFLFKKNKDIQRVDFSRNQLEFDMSDAEFPESLFNLDFNHNKIYGSLPQSLVKLDNAYLNVSYNRLCGKIPVGGRLQEMGYSAFFHNKCLCGDPLPDCKH